A stretch of Sphingomonas sp. JUb134 DNA encodes these proteins:
- a CDS encoding ATP-binding protein, whose protein sequence is MTVAVDMGTDPAGKPVPIDLEELLATRLLVQGNSGSGKSHLLRRLLERSARHVQQVVIDPEGDFVTLSAAYGHIVIDAVDHSEREVAKFAARAREHRASVVLSLEGLEAEGQMRCAAAFLSALFDAPREHWYPALVVVDEAQLFAPTTGGEVAEEVRRASLSAMTNLMCRGRKRGLAGVIATQRLAKLAKNVAAEASNFLMGRTFLDIDMARAADLLGMERRQAEQIRDLQRGTFLALGPAVTRRPVAVRIGAVETSARSGSPKLTPLPSGQVADIKDLLLAPVEEMLPLPMPVRPAPPPEEVMAAIERPAGPIATPALPERSEEETDTIIADVLRAILSDDDAAQRPAAMLYQDFGVRCRMAGLSRPPLDLPGFTRRLSCARAGIFESPEGEWGDALQLAASLPDDMLGPFLLIARAARAGEPCPSDEEIARTYGTSSMGRVKRLVAYIESRELFVCRTDLSGRRSITLPHLGWTTEASEVAA, encoded by the coding sequence ATGACCGTTGCCGTCGACATGGGAACCGATCCGGCCGGCAAGCCGGTTCCGATTGATCTCGAAGAACTTCTCGCCACCCGCCTGCTGGTTCAGGGCAATTCGGGCTCGGGCAAGTCGCACCTGCTGCGCCGCCTGCTCGAACGCAGTGCGCGCCACGTCCAGCAGGTCGTCATCGACCCGGAAGGGGACTTCGTTACCCTGTCCGCCGCCTATGGCCACATCGTCATCGATGCGGTCGACCACAGCGAACGCGAGGTGGCGAAGTTCGCCGCCCGGGCGCGCGAACATCGCGCCTCCGTCGTGCTCAGCCTGGAAGGGCTGGAGGCCGAAGGACAGATGCGCTGCGCCGCCGCCTTCCTCTCGGCGCTGTTCGATGCGCCGCGCGAGCACTGGTATCCCGCGCTGGTCGTGGTGGACGAGGCGCAGCTGTTCGCCCCCACCACCGGCGGCGAAGTCGCCGAGGAGGTCCGTCGCGCGTCGCTGTCGGCGATGACCAACCTGATGTGCCGCGGCCGCAAGCGCGGCCTTGCCGGCGTGATCGCGACCCAGCGCTTGGCAAAGCTCGCCAAGAACGTCGCGGCCGAGGCGTCCAACTTCCTGATGGGCCGCACCTTTCTCGACATCGACATGGCGCGCGCGGCCGATCTGCTCGGCATGGAGCGGCGCCAGGCCGAGCAGATCCGGGACCTTCAGCGCGGCACCTTCCTGGCGCTCGGCCCGGCCGTTACGCGCCGGCCGGTGGCGGTGCGGATCGGTGCGGTCGAGACCTCGGCGCGCAGCGGCAGCCCCAAGCTGACGCCGCTCCCCTCCGGCCAGGTCGCCGACATCAAGGACCTGCTGCTCGCCCCTGTGGAGGAGATGCTGCCGCTGCCGATGCCGGTTCGCCCGGCGCCGCCTCCCGAAGAGGTGATGGCCGCGATCGAGCGCCCGGCCGGTCCGATCGCGACTCCGGCGCTGCCAGAGCGTTCGGAGGAGGAGACCGACACGATCATCGCCGACGTGCTGCGCGCGATCCTGTCGGACGACGACGCGGCCCAGCGCCCGGCGGCGATGCTCTACCAAGACTTCGGCGTGCGCTGCCGCATGGCGGGGCTGTCGCGCCCGCCGCTCGACCTGCCGGGCTTCACCCGCCGCCTGTCGTGCGCGCGCGCCGGCATCTTCGAATCGCCCGAAGGCGAGTGGGGCGACGCGCTCCAACTCGCCGCCTCGCTGCCCGACGACATGCTCGGCCCCTTCCTGCTGATCGCCCGCGCCGCCCGCGCGGGTGAACCCTGCCCGAGCGACGAGGAGATCGCGCGCACCTATGGCACCAGCTCGATGGGGCGGGTGAAGCGGCTGGTCGCCTATATCGAAAGCCGCGAGCTGTTCGTGTGCCGCACCGACCTGTCCGGCCGGAGATCGATCACGCTGCCGCACCTCGGCTGGACAACCGAAGCGTCCGAAGTCGCGGCGTAA
- the bla gene encoding class A beta-lactamase — protein sequence MRRREFVAGAAAAVLLPTWLEALGSAAFAAPADPLAAIASEAGGRLGVSVLDTGTGRRLWLDPLARYPLCSTFKVPLAAAILARADRGELDLQRPIRFTQGDLLDYAPVVRENLPRGQMTLAELCAAAVEWSDNAAANLLLPQLGGPSGLTRFLRSAGDTITRLDRVEPELNDYKPGELRDTTTPMAMTTLLAALLTGDVLEPASRKQLTDWMIGCRTGDKRLRAGLPKSWRVGDKTGTSGNGQANDIAIAWPPSRKPILIACYLDAPGIAPEKADQAIASVGSLVGQLFA from the coding sequence ATGCGGCGGCGCGAGTTCGTCGCCGGCGCCGCGGCCGCAGTGCTGCTGCCGACTTGGCTGGAGGCGCTGGGCAGCGCCGCCTTTGCCGCGCCCGCTGATCCGCTCGCGGCAATCGCCAGCGAGGCGGGCGGCCGGCTCGGCGTGTCCGTGCTGGACACGGGCACCGGGCGCCGCCTGTGGCTCGACCCGCTGGCCCGCTACCCCTTGTGCTCGACCTTCAAGGTGCCGCTTGCCGCCGCGATCCTCGCGCGCGCCGATCGCGGCGAGCTCGACCTCCAGCGCCCGATCCGGTTCACGCAAGGCGATCTCCTGGACTATGCCCCGGTGGTGCGTGAGAACCTGCCCCGCGGGCAGATGACGCTGGCGGAGCTGTGCGCCGCTGCCGTCGAGTGGAGCGACAATGCCGCCGCCAACCTCCTGCTGCCGCAGCTCGGGGGTCCCTCCGGCCTGACGCGCTTCCTGCGCTCCGCAGGGGACACGATCACCCGGCTCGACCGCGTGGAGCCCGAGCTCAACGACTATAAGCCCGGCGAGCTGCGCGACACGACGACGCCGATGGCGATGACGACGCTGCTCGCGGCGCTGCTCACCGGCGACGTGCTGGAGCCGGCGTCGCGCAAGCAGCTGACCGACTGGATGATCGGCTGCCGCACCGGCGACAAGCGGCTGCGCGCCGGCCTGCCCAAGAGCTGGCGAGTCGGCGACAAGACCGGGACCAGCGGCAACGGGCAGGCCAACGACATCGCCATCGCCTGGCCTCCGAGCCGCAAGCCGATCCTGATCGCCTGCTACCTGGATGCGCCGGGCATTGCGCCCGAGAAGGCGGACCAGGCGATCGCCTCGGTGGGGTCGCTCGTGGGACAGCTGTTCGCCTGA
- a CDS encoding 2Fe-2S iron-sulfur cluster-binding protein — protein sequence MIVRFIGVDGAVEEARGAAGDRLLDLAQAYGQPLEGTCDGQMACSTCHVIVAPEFADLLPPPSEEEEDMLDFAPGATRTSRLACQITLTDALDGLTVRMPGQQADARRR from the coding sequence ATGATCGTCCGCTTCATCGGCGTGGACGGCGCGGTCGAGGAAGCCCGCGGCGCCGCTGGCGACCGGCTGCTCGATCTCGCCCAAGCCTATGGCCAGCCGCTGGAGGGCACGTGCGACGGGCAGATGGCCTGCTCGACCTGCCACGTGATCGTCGCGCCGGAATTCGCCGACCTGCTGCCGCCGCCGTCGGAGGAAGAGGAAGACATGCTCGATTTCGCCCCCGGTGCCACCCGCACCAGCCGGCTTGCCTGCCAGATCACGCTCACCGACGCGCTCGATGGCCTCACCGTCCGTATGCCCGGCCAGCAGGCCGACGCGAGGCGGCGCTGA
- a CDS encoding cysteine desulfurase family protein translates to MSYLDYQATTPLAPEALAAMLPWLERQHANPHSPHREGRAARAAVEVARGQVAKLLPEGGRVAFTSGATEALNWAIQGTQGPIVTLATEHAAVLDTVAAEARNGRPVTILPVGADGRVALDEAARAILTGTGLVAAMLVNNEIGVIQPIAELAALAHAAGARFLCDAVQGYGRVPIPDSCDLVAVSAHKIHGPKGIGALWVRDGVPLTPLLHGGGQEVPGRSGTLSPALCAGFGAAARLAVERHDDDAAHVAQLARAALAALGPDWRVNGSTEHRYRGNLNLRREGLDVARLMSDLRDIAFSAGSACASGSGRPSHVLRAIGLSDAEARSSIRIGFGRTTSEEELLNAITRIDAAARAQKVAA, encoded by the coding sequence ATGAGCTACCTCGACTATCAGGCGACCACACCCCTCGCGCCCGAAGCACTCGCCGCGATGCTCCCCTGGCTGGAGCGCCAGCACGCCAACCCGCATTCTCCCCATCGTGAGGGCCGCGCCGCCCGCGCTGCGGTGGAAGTAGCGCGCGGACAGGTGGCTAAGCTGCTGCCGGAGGGCGGCCGCGTCGCCTTCACCTCCGGCGCCACCGAGGCCCTCAACTGGGCGATCCAGGGCACCCAAGGCCCGATCGTGACGCTCGCGACCGAGCACGCCGCCGTGCTCGACACCGTCGCTGCCGAGGCGCGCAACGGTCGCCCGGTCACCATCCTGCCGGTCGGCGCCGACGGCCGCGTTGCCCTGGACGAGGCCGCGCGCGCGATCCTGACCGGCACCGGCCTGGTGGCGGCGATGCTGGTCAACAACGAAATCGGCGTGATCCAGCCGATCGCGGAGCTCGCCGCACTCGCCCACGCCGCCGGCGCGCGGTTCCTGTGCGATGCGGTGCAGGGCTATGGCCGCGTGCCCATCCCCGACAGCTGCGATCTGGTCGCCGTCTCCGCCCATAAGATCCATGGGCCCAAGGGCATAGGCGCGCTGTGGGTCCGCGACGGCGTGCCGCTCACACCGCTGCTCCACGGCGGCGGACAGGAGGTGCCGGGACGCTCCGGCACGCTCTCGCCCGCGTTGTGCGCCGGCTTCGGCGCCGCCGCGCGGCTAGCGGTCGAGCGGCACGACGACGACGCGGCGCACGTCGCCCAGCTCGCCCGGGCGGCGCTGGCCGCGCTCGGCCCCGATTGGCGGGTGAACGGTTCGACCGAGCACCGCTACCGCGGCAACCTCAACCTGCGGCGCGAAGGGCTCGACGTGGCGCGGTTGATGAGCGACCTGCGCGACATCGCCTTTTCCGCGGGCTCCGCCTGTGCCAGCGGCTCGGGGCGGCCGAGCCACGTGCTTCGCGCCATCGGCCTGTCGGACGCGGAGGCGCGGTCGAGCATCCGCATCGGCTTCGGCCGCACCACCAGCGAGGAGGAATTGTTGAACGCCATCACCCGGATCGACGCAGCAGCGCGTGCGCAGAAGGTGGCGGCATGA
- a CDS encoding cysteine desulfurase family protein has product MAERLYLDHAATTPMRPEAIAAVAEGMARWANPSSPHAEGRAARRMLEDARARIAAALGWRHEVILTSGASEAIALALGRAKGVRIAVSPTEHDAVLRAAGDAERLPVDAAGRASLPEPTGERRLFAIQAANSETGVLQPLDTLATELRARGDLLFADCAQSAGKLPLPDADLIAVSAHKLGGPPGIGALLVRDFATLEPTGGQEQGYRGGTENLPGVLGFAAALEASRDWLEQATEWRATLDAEVIAEGGEVVAGEAPRIATIAAYRMPGVASAAQLIRFDGSGIAVSAGSACSSGSLKPSHVLGAMGWEAQAAREVVRVSFGWNTRAEDVRRFADAWIAIAREARARAA; this is encoded by the coding sequence TTGGCCGAACGACTCTATCTGGATCACGCCGCGACGACACCGATGCGACCCGAGGCGATCGCCGCGGTGGCAGAAGGCATGGCGCGCTGGGCGAATCCCTCGTCCCCCCATGCCGAGGGGCGCGCCGCTCGCCGCATGCTGGAGGACGCCCGCGCCCGCATCGCCGCGGCGCTCGGCTGGCGGCACGAGGTGATCCTGACCAGCGGCGCGAGCGAGGCGATCGCGCTGGCGCTCGGGCGGGCAAAGGGCGTGCGGATCGCCGTGTCGCCCACCGAGCACGACGCGGTGCTGCGCGCCGCCGGGGACGCGGAACGGCTGCCGGTCGACGCGGCAGGCCGGGCTTCGCTGCCCGAACCCACCGGCGAGCGGCGGCTGTTCGCGATCCAGGCGGCCAATTCGGAAACGGGCGTGCTCCAGCCGCTCGACACGCTCGCCACCGAGCTCCGCGCACGCGGGGACCTGCTGTTCGCGGACTGTGCGCAATCGGCGGGCAAGCTTCCGCTGCCCGACGCCGACCTGATCGCGGTGTCGGCGCACAAGCTGGGCGGCCCGCCGGGCATCGGCGCGCTGCTGGTGCGCGACTTCGCGACCCTCGAACCCACGGGCGGGCAGGAGCAGGGCTATCGCGGCGGGACGGAGAACCTGCCGGGAGTGCTCGGCTTCGCGGCCGCGTTGGAAGCGTCGCGCGACTGGCTGGAGCAGGCGACCGAATGGCGCGCGACCCTAGACGCGGAGGTGATCGCAGAAGGCGGGGAAGTCGTCGCTGGGGAGGCACCCCGCATCGCCACCATCGCCGCCTATCGCATGCCGGGTGTCGCCTCCGCCGCGCAGCTGATCCGCTTCGACGGCAGCGGCATCGCGGTGTCCGCCGGCAGCGCCTGCTCGTCCGGCAGCCTCAAGCCCAGCCACGTGCTGGGCGCGATGGGCTGGGAGGCGCAGGCGGCGCGGGAAGTGGTGCGGGTGAGCTTCGGCTGGAACACACGAGCCGAGGACGTCCGCCGCTTCGCCGACGCCTGGATCGCGATCGCCCGCGAAGCGCGGGCGCGGGCGGCATGA
- a CDS encoding alpha/beta hydrolase, which produces MPEVIFPGPEGRLEGRFAPAPRPRAPVAMILHPHPNAGGTMNNRIVQELYKTFQRRGFATLRFNFRGVGKSQGTFDNGVGELSDAASALDWVQSFHPEAQTTWVAGFGFGAWIGMQLLMRRPEIRGFISIAPPANMFDFTFLAPCPSSGIIIQGEADEVVTPAATQKLVDKLRTQKHITIHHDVIPGANHFFEHEMPELMGSVDRYLDMRLDPNSPIR; this is translated from the coding sequence ATGCCCGAAGTCATCTTTCCCGGCCCGGAAGGGCGCCTCGAAGGTCGTTTTGCCCCCGCTCCGCGCCCGCGCGCACCCGTGGCGATGATCCTCCACCCGCATCCCAACGCCGGGGGCACGATGAACAACCGCATCGTGCAGGAGCTCTACAAGACCTTCCAGCGCCGCGGCTTTGCGACGCTGCGCTTCAACTTCCGCGGCGTCGGCAAGAGCCAGGGCACGTTCGACAACGGCGTCGGCGAGCTGTCGGACGCGGCTTCCGCGCTCGACTGGGTGCAGAGCTTCCATCCCGAAGCGCAGACGACCTGGGTCGCAGGCTTCGGTTTCGGCGCATGGATCGGCATGCAGCTGCTGATGCGCCGTCCCGAGATCCGCGGCTTCATCTCGATCGCGCCGCCGGCGAACATGTTCGACTTCACCTTCCTGGCCCCCTGCCCCTCCTCGGGCATCATCATCCAGGGTGAGGCGGACGAGGTTGTGACGCCGGCTGCGACCCAGAAGCTGGTGGACAAGCTGCGCACCCAAAAGCACATCACCATCCACCACGACGTGATCCCCGGCGCGAACCACTTCTTCGAGCACGAGATGCCGGAGCTGATGGGCAGCGTGGACCGCTATCTCGACATGCGGCTCGATCCGAACTCGCCGATCCGCTGA
- a CDS encoding TerC family protein gives MESLLALFSDPTAWAALIALVVMEVVLGIDNLVFISILSNKLPEEQRARARKVGIGLALGMRLLLLSMIAWLVGLTAVVFDLGITGPLNDYGQPAFETAFSWRDLILVAGGLFLIWKATKEIHHNVDATPSDDLLDKKQVAAITFGSAIVQIILLDMVFSIDSILTAVGMTDNLAVMIIAVLAAVGAMVLAADPLANFIARNPTVVMLALGFLLMIGAVLIADGFGVHVPKGYIYAAMGFSVLVELLNMLSRRAQQRKGEKH, from the coding sequence ATGGAAAGCCTGCTCGCACTCTTCTCCGACCCGACGGCCTGGGCCGCGCTGATCGCGCTCGTGGTGATGGAGGTGGTGCTCGGCATCGATAACCTCGTCTTCATCTCGATCCTCTCGAACAAGCTGCCGGAGGAGCAGCGCGCCCGCGCCCGCAAGGTCGGCATCGGCCTCGCGCTCGGCATGCGGCTCCTCCTGCTTTCGATGATCGCCTGGCTGGTCGGCCTGACGGCGGTGGTCTTCGACCTCGGCATCACCGGGCCGCTCAACGACTATGGCCAGCCCGCGTTCGAGACCGCCTTCTCCTGGCGCGACCTGATCCTGGTCGCCGGCGGGCTTTTCCTGATCTGGAAGGCGACCAAGGAGATCCACCACAATGTGGACGCCACGCCGAGCGACGACCTGCTCGACAAGAAGCAGGTGGCGGCGATCACCTTCGGATCGGCGATCGTCCAGATCATCCTGCTCGACATGGTGTTCTCGATCGATTCGATCCTGACCGCGGTCGGCATGACCGACAATCTCGCGGTGATGATCATCGCCGTGCTCGCCGCCGTCGGCGCCATGGTGCTGGCGGCCGATCCGCTGGCCAACTTCATCGCGCGCAACCCCACGGTCGTGATGCTCGCGCTCGGCTTCCTGCTGATGATCGGCGCGGTGCTGATCGCCGACGGCTTCGGCGTCCATGTGCCCAAGGGGTATATCTACGCGGCGATGGGCTTCTCGGTGCTGGTCGAGCTGCTGAACATGCTCTCGCGCCGTGCGCAGCAGCGGAAGGGCGAGAAGCACTAG
- a CDS encoding NAD(P)H-dependent flavin oxidoreductase — MSIIDRLRLATPIVQAPMAGVATPLLAATVSNAGALGSIGVGATDAAGARMMIEEVRGRTSCAFNVNLFVHGRAKPDSSREATWLNWLAPLFAEFGAEPPAALRTIYKSFADDPDMLTMLLALAPPVVSFHFGLPPADVLAALRARGVYLMATATSLEEARAIEAAGIDAVVAQGIEAGGHRGIFDPNAPDDALGMVALTRLLVRNTGLPVIAAGGMMDGAGIAAALDLGAAAAQLGTAFVPCPESAADAAYRAALSGPGAYHTVMTSLISGRPARALANRFTALREEVGNHRPPDYPIAYDAGKALHAAAKARGEHGFGAQWAGQGAPLARAMPAADLVRTLREELASCRAGNRLHSPDAV; from the coding sequence ATGTCCATCATCGACCGGCTCCGGCTCGCTACTCCCATAGTTCAAGCGCCGATGGCGGGAGTGGCCACACCTTTGCTGGCAGCGACAGTGTCGAACGCCGGAGCACTCGGATCGATTGGTGTGGGCGCAACCGACGCGGCCGGTGCACGAATGATGATCGAGGAGGTGCGTGGCCGCACGTCCTGCGCCTTCAACGTCAACCTGTTCGTCCACGGTCGAGCGAAGCCGGATTCCTCTCGGGAGGCGACGTGGCTGAATTGGCTCGCCCCGTTGTTCGCGGAGTTCGGCGCAGAACCCCCGGCAGCCTTGCGAACCATTTACAAGAGCTTCGCCGACGATCCCGACATGCTGACGATGCTGCTCGCGCTCGCGCCGCCTGTGGTCAGCTTTCACTTCGGCTTGCCGCCCGCGGACGTGCTGGCGGCGCTGCGAGCACGGGGTGTCTACCTGATGGCGACCGCTACCAGCCTTGAAGAAGCACGCGCGATCGAGGCGGCAGGAATAGACGCCGTGGTTGCGCAAGGAATCGAGGCTGGCGGCCATCGTGGCATCTTCGATCCCAACGCGCCCGATGACGCGCTCGGCATGGTCGCGCTGACGCGGCTGCTGGTGCGGAACACGGGGCTGCCGGTTATCGCTGCCGGGGGGATGATGGACGGGGCGGGCATCGCTGCCGCGCTCGATCTGGGTGCGGCGGCAGCGCAGCTCGGGACGGCGTTCGTGCCATGCCCGGAGTCCGCCGCCGACGCTGCGTATCGGGCGGCGCTCAGCGGTCCGGGCGCATATCACACGGTTATGACATCGCTTATTTCCGGTCGCCCCGCGCGCGCGCTGGCCAATCGCTTCACCGCTTTGCGCGAGGAGGTGGGCAATCACAGGCCGCCCGACTACCCCATCGCCTATGATGCCGGAAAGGCTCTTCACGCGGCTGCTAAGGCTCGGGGCGAGCATGGTTTCGGTGCGCAATGGGCGGGGCAAGGTGCGCCGCTCGCCCGCGCAATGCCCGCCGCTGATCTGGTTCGCACCCTGCGGGAGGAACTCGCAAGTTGTAGGGCCGGAAACCGTCTGCATTCGCCGGATGCCGTTTAG
- a CDS encoding threonine ammonia-lyase, which produces MRDAAAKIAQILPPTPLLMAEIRGRRVAFKAESLQPIGAFKVRGAWHRLTALDEAARARGVVAFSSGNHAQGVAWAARRLRMPATIVMPADAPEVKREATLALGAEVVRYDRRSESRERIAGELAAARGATLVPSFDDPWVIEGQGSAGIEAAQQMEAQGLGSVRHVVTPCGGGGLAAGLALALPDAELAVVEPEGWDDMRASLEAGWIEPVAPDAPDTACDALQTQRVSPLTFEVIARRGATGVAVSEAEVRHAQRWAARQLRLVVEPGGAVGLAALLAGKLAPSEGMLVLLSGGNVDPHAYAAVLAEEG; this is translated from the coding sequence GTGCGGGACGCGGCTGCAAAGATCGCCCAAATCCTTCCCCCGACACCGCTTTTAATGGCCGAAATCCGCGGGCGCCGGGTCGCGTTCAAGGCCGAATCGCTTCAGCCGATCGGTGCGTTCAAGGTCCGTGGCGCCTGGCATCGCCTGACCGCGCTCGACGAAGCGGCTCGCGCGCGGGGTGTCGTCGCCTTCTCGTCGGGGAATCACGCGCAGGGAGTCGCCTGGGCGGCGCGGCGGCTGCGGATGCCGGCGACGATCGTCATGCCGGCCGACGCGCCGGAGGTGAAGCGGGAGGCGACGCTGGCGCTCGGTGCCGAGGTGGTGCGCTACGACCGCCGCAGCGAAAGCCGCGAGCGGATCGCGGGCGAACTCGCCGCCGCGCGCGGCGCGACGCTGGTGCCGAGCTTCGACGATCCTTGGGTGATCGAGGGGCAGGGGAGCGCCGGCATCGAGGCCGCGCAGCAGATGGAGGCGCAGGGTCTAGGGTCCGTGCGCCACGTGGTGACGCCCTGCGGCGGTGGCGGCCTGGCCGCCGGCCTCGCGCTTGCCCTGCCGGACGCGGAACTGGCGGTGGTCGAGCCGGAGGGCTGGGACGACATGCGTGCCTCGCTGGAGGCCGGCTGGATCGAACCGGTGGCGCCGGACGCGCCGGACACCGCATGCGACGCGCTCCAGACGCAGCGGGTGTCGCCGCTCACCTTCGAGGTGATCGCGCGCCGCGGCGCGACCGGCGTCGCCGTCAGCGAAGCCGAGGTCCGCCACGCCCAGCGCTGGGCCGCGCGCCAGCTACGCCTGGTGGTGGAGCCCGGCGGCGCGGTTGGGCTTGCGGCGCTGCTCGCCGGCAAGCTGGCGCCGTCGGAAGGCATGCTCGTGCTGCTGTCGGGCGGGAACGTCGACCCGCACGCCTATGCGGCGGTGCTGGCGGAAGAAGGCTAG
- a CDS encoding type III PLP-dependent enzyme has product MAEHHSALGLAIAHSDVVRGVDIAQRAPVQPVTLVRPHAARRAARFFVEKFPGRSMYAVKANPSPDLLQILWDSGITHFDVASIAEVRLVSRTLPEATLCFMHPVKAEEAIAEAYFTHGVRVFSLDTTEELEKIVRATRGAEDLTLCVRLRVSSDHSKLSLASKFGAAPHEAKELLFAARQAADALGICFHVGSQAMSPEAYANAMERVRAAIVEAAVTVDVIDVGGGFPSTYPGMEPPPLERYFETIHRAFESLPVSYSAELWAEPGRALCAEYSSLVVRVEKRRGAELYINDGAYGALFDAAHIGWRFPVQLLREPESDAKDVGFSFYGPTCDDMDHMAGPFELPADIRAGDYVEIGMLGAYGCAMRTAFNGFGSEETVIVTDEPMASLYVALEAAERAKRSNVIKL; this is encoded by the coding sequence TTGGCCGAACACCATAGCGCGCTGGGGCTAGCAATCGCCCACTCTGACGTCGTCCGCGGCGTCGACATCGCCCAGCGTGCCCCGGTCCAGCCGGTAACGCTCGTCCGTCCGCACGCCGCGCGTCGGGCCGCCCGATTCTTCGTCGAGAAGTTTCCGGGCCGGTCGATGTATGCGGTGAAGGCGAACCCGTCGCCGGATCTGCTGCAGATCCTGTGGGACAGCGGCATCACGCATTTCGACGTCGCCTCGATCGCCGAGGTGCGGCTCGTCTCGCGCACGCTTCCGGAAGCGACCCTGTGCTTCATGCACCCGGTCAAGGCCGAGGAAGCGATCGCCGAGGCGTATTTCACCCACGGCGTGCGCGTCTTCTCGCTCGACACGACCGAGGAGCTGGAAAAGATCGTCCGTGCGACCCGCGGCGCCGAGGACCTGACGCTGTGCGTCCGGCTGCGCGTGTCGTCGGATCACTCGAAGCTGAGCCTCGCGTCGAAGTTCGGCGCGGCGCCGCACGAGGCGAAGGAACTGCTGTTCGCGGCACGCCAGGCGGCGGACGCGCTCGGCATCTGCTTCCATGTCGGCAGCCAGGCGATGTCGCCGGAAGCCTATGCCAATGCGATGGAGCGCGTGCGCGCCGCTATCGTCGAGGCAGCCGTGACGGTGGACGTGATCGACGTGGGCGGCGGTTTCCCTTCGACCTACCCGGGCATGGAGCCGCCGCCGCTGGAGCGCTATTTCGAGACCATCCACCGCGCGTTCGAAAGCCTGCCGGTGTCCTATTCGGCCGAGCTGTGGGCCGAGCCGGGCCGGGCGCTCTGCGCCGAGTACAGCTCGCTGGTGGTGCGCGTCGAGAAGCGCCGCGGGGCCGAGCTCTACATCAACGACGGTGCCTATGGCGCGTTGTTCGATGCGGCGCACATCGGCTGGCGCTTTCCGGTGCAGCTCCTGCGCGAGCCGGAGTCGGACGCCAAGGACGTGGGCTTCAGCTTCTACGGGCCGACCTGCGACGACATGGACCACATGGCGGGTCCGTTCGAGCTGCCGGCGGACATCCGGGCGGGCGACTATGTCGAGATCGGCATGCTCGGCGCCTATGGCTGTGCGATGCGGACGGCGTTCAACGGCTTCGGTTCGGAAGAGACGGTGATCGTCACCGACGAGCCGATGGCCTCGCTCTACGTCGCGCTGGAAGCGGCCGAACGCGCGAAGCGCTCGAACGTCATCAAGCTTTAA